In Scomber japonicus isolate fScoJap1 chromosome 19, fScoJap1.pri, whole genome shotgun sequence, a single genomic region encodes these proteins:
- the LOC128380103 gene encoding tripartite motif-containing protein 16-like: MAQHTVKLDQEKLSCSICLDLLKDPVTIHCGPSYCMNCIKSHWDEEDLRQIYSCPQCRQTLIPRPVLMKNTMLIDLVEDLKKTGLQAALADHCYAGPEDVACDVCTGRKLKAVKSCLQCLVSYCEQHLQPHYESPAFEKHKLVNPSKKLQENICSHHDEVMKIFCRTDQQLICYLCSMDEHEGNNKVSAAAERNEKQRELKASQQKVQQRIQDREKDVKMLQQEMENINNSADKAVRDSEKIFNELIHLIEKRSSDVKQQIRSRQKTEVSRVKELQEKLQQEITDLKRKDTELKQLSLTKDHIQFLHNYPSLSQLSESTDSPSIKPCPLQYFNSVTMAVSELRDKLQDIFSEEPKTRNEFLQYSHQVTLDPNTAHIRLLLSEGNKKATVMREKQLYPHHCDRFTEKQQVLSRESLTGRCYWEVNKVIYAAIAVTYKDISRTGGESRLGTNDRSWTLECSGDKYELIHNKVRTSISGSPSSRVGVYLDHSAGILSFYNVSDTMTLLHRVQTTFTQPLYAGFSVYVYDYSLEVCEFK; this comes from the coding sequence ATGGCGCAGCACACAGTTAAACTGGACCAGGAAAAACTCTCATGTTcaatctgtctggatctactgaaggatccagtgACTATTCACTGTGGACCCAGCTACTGTATGAACTGTATTAAAAGCCACTGGGATGAAGAGGATCTGAGACAAATCTACAGctgtcctcagtgcagacagaccttaATACCAAGACCTGTCCTGATGAAAAACACTATGTTAATAGATTTAGTGGAGgacctgaagaagactggactccaagctgctctagctgatcactgctatgctggacctgaagatgtggcctgtgatgtctgtaCTGGGAGAAAACTGAAAGCTGtcaagtcctgtctgcagtgtctggTCTCTTACTGCGAACAACACCTCCAGCCTCACTATGAATCTCCTGCCTTtgaaaaacacaagctggtcaACCCCTCCAAGAAGCttcaggagaacatctgctctcatcatgatgaggtgatgaagatttTCTGTCGCACTGATCAGCAATTGATCTGTTATCTTTGCTCCATGGATGAACATGAAGGAAACAACaaagtctcagctgcagcagagaggaatgagaagcagagagagctAAAGGCTAGTCAGCAAAAagtccagcagagaatccaggacagagagaaagatgtgaagatGCTTCAGCAGGAGATGGAGAATATTAAtaactctgctgataaagcagtgagGGACAGCGAGAAGATCTTCAATGAGCTGATCCATCTCATtgagaaaagaagctctgatgtgaagcagcagatcagatccaggcagaaaactgaagtgagtcgagtcaaagagcttcaggagaagctccagcaggagatcactgatcTGAAGAGGAAAGATACTGAACTGAAACAGCTCTCCCTCACAAAGGATCACATCCAGTTTTTGCACAACTACCCCTCactgtcacaactcagtgaatcTACAGACTCACCCAGCATCAAACCCTGTCCTCTGCAGTACTTTAACAGTGTGACTATGGCTGTGTCAGaactcagagataaactacaggacatttTTAGTgaagagcccaagaccagaaaTGAGTTCTTACAATACTCTCATCAAGtcacactggatccaaacacagcacacatacGGCTGTTATTGTCTGAAGGGAACAAGAAAGCAACAGtgatgagagaaaaacagtTATATCCTCATCACTGTGACAGATTCACTGAAAAACagcaggtcctgagtagagagagtctgactggacgctGTTATTGGGAGGTAAATAAGGTAATTTATGCAGCCATAGCAGTCACATACAAGGATATTAGTAGAACAGGAGGTGAAAGTAGGTTAGGAACAAATGATAGGTCTTGGACTTTAGAGTGTAGCGGtgataaatatgaattaattcaTAATAAAGTCAGAACCTCCATCTCAGGCTCTCCGTCCTCCAGAGTAGGAGTGTATCTGGATCACAgtgcaggtattctgtccttctacaacGTCTCTGacaccatgactctcctccacagagtccagaccacattcactcagcctctctatgctggattcagtgtttatgtttatgattACTCACTTGAAGTATGTGAGTTCAAATAG
- the LOC128380108 gene encoding tripartite motif-containing protein 16-like encodes MAQHTVKLDQEKISCSICLDLLKDPVTIHCGHSYCMNCIKSHWDEEDLRQIYSCPQCRQTFTPRPVLMKNTMLADLVEDLKKTGLQAAPADHCYAGPEDVACDFCTGRKLKAVKSCLQCLVSYCEQHLQPHYESPAFEKHKLVNPSKKLQENICSHHDEVMKMFCRTDKTCICYLCSVDEHKGHDTVSAAAERNEKQRELKASQQKVQQRIQDREKDVKMLQQEMENINNSADKAVRDSEKIFNELIHLIEKRSSDVKQQIRSRHKTEVSRVKELQEKLQQEITDLKRKDTELKQLSDTKDHIHFLHSYPSLSQLSESTDSSSIKHRPLQYFDSVTMAVSELRDKIQDIFNEEWTRISLRMRSVDVLLPQAEPKTRDEFLQYSRQVTLDPNTAHVQLLLTEGNRKATVMRDEQLYPHHLNRFTRLQQVLSRESLTGRCYWEVKKPQYGAIVAVAFKNISRTGGESRLGTNEKSWALECDGEKYKLIHNKVNTSIAGPKSTRVGVYLDHSAGILSFYGVSDTMTLLHRVQTTFTQPLYAGLSVHGFDCSVELCELK; translated from the coding sequence ATGGCGCAGCACACAGTTAAACTGGACCAGGAAAAAATCTCCTGTTcaatctgtctggatctactgaaggatccagtgACTATTcactgtggacacagctactgtatgaactGTATTAAAAGCCACTGGGATGAAGAGGATCTGAGACAAATCTACAGctgtcctcagtgcagacagaccttcacaccaaGACCTGTCCtgatgaaaaacaccatgttagcagatttAGTGGAGgacctgaagaagactggactccaagctgctccagctgatcactgctatgctggacctgaagatgtggcctgtgatttcTGTACTGGGAGAAAACTGAAAGCTGtcaagtcctgtctgcagtgtctggTCTCTTACTGTGAGCAACACCTCCAGCCTCACTATGAATCTCCTGCCTTtgaaaaacacaagctggtcaACCCCTCCAAGAAGCttcaggagaacatctgctctcatcatgatgaggtgatgaagatgttttgTCGCACTGATAAAAcatgtatctgttatctgtgctctgtggatgaacataaaggaCATGatacagtctcagctgcagcagaaaggaatgagaagcagagagagctAAAGGCTAGTCAGCAAAAggtccagcagagaatccaggacagagagaaagatgtgaagatGCTTCAGCAGGAGATGGAGAATATTAAtaactctgctgataaagcagtgagGGACAGCGAGAAGATCTTCAATGAGCTGATCCATCTCATtgagaaaagaagctctgatgtgaagcagcagatcagatccaggcacaaaactgaagtgagtcgagtcaaagagcttcaggagaagctccagcaggagatcactgatcTGAAGAGGAAAGATACTGAACTGAAACAGCTCTCAGACACAAAGGATCACATCCATTTTTTACACTCCTACCCCTCactgtcacaactcagtgaatctacagactcatccagcatcaaacATCGTCCTCTGCAGTACTTTGACAGTGTGACTATGGCTGTGTCAGAACTCAGAGATAAAATACAGGACATCTTTAATGAGGAATGGACCAGGATCTCACTGAGAATGAGATCAGTTGATGTTTTACTGCCACAAGcagaacccaagaccagagaTGAGTTCTTACAATACTCTCGTCAAGtcacactggatccaaacacagcacacgTACAGCTGTTATTgactgaggggaacagaaaggCAACAGTGATGAGAGATGAACAGTTATATCCTCATCATCTGAACAGATTCACTCGACTGCagcaggtcctgagtagagagagtctgactggacgctGTTATTGGGAGGTAAAGAAGCCACAATATGGAGCCATAGTAGCAGTCGCCTTCAAGAATATTAGCAGAACAGGAGGTGAAAGTAGATTAGGAACAAATGAAAAGTCTTGGGCTTTAGAGTGTGATGGTgagaaatataaattaattcatAATAAAGTCAACACTTCCATCGCAGGTCCTAAGTCTACCAGAGtaggagtgtacctggatcacagtgcaggtattctgtccttctacggTGTCTCAGACActatgactctcctccacagagtccagaccacattcactcagcctctctatgctggactcaGCGTTCATGGGTTTGATTGCTCTGTTGAACTGTGTGAGCTCAAATAG
- the LOC128380107 gene encoding tripartite motif-containing protein 16-like, producing the protein MAQHEIKFDHEKFSCSICLDLLKDPVTIHCGHNYCMNCIKQHWDGEDQREIYSCPQCRQAFIPRPVLMKNTMLADLVEDLKKTGLQAAPADHCYAGPEDVACDFCTGRKLKAVKSCLQCLVSYCEQHLQPHYESPAFEKHKLVNPSKKLQENICSHHDEVMNLFCCTDQTCICYLCSMDEHKGHDTVSSEAERNEKQRELKASQQKVQQRIQDREKDVKMLQQEMETINNSADKAVRDSEEIFNELIHLIEKRSSDVKQQIRSRHKTEVSRVKELQEKLQQEITDLKRKDTELKQLSNTKDHIHFLYNYPSLSQLSESTDSSSIKHRPLQYFDSVTVAVSELRDKIQDIFNEEWTRISLRMRSVDVLLPQAEPKTRDEFLQYSRQVTLDPNTAHVQLLLTEGNKKATVMREKRLYPHHSDRFIEQQQVLSKESLTGRCYWEVEETEPGARVAVTYNDIIRTGGESRLGENDRSWALECSDCSYEFIHNKVRTSISSPKSSRVGVYLDHSAGILSFYNVSDTMTLLHRVQTTFTQPLYAGFRVYGFNYSVELCELK; encoded by the coding sequence ATGGCGCAGCATGAAATTAAGTTTGACCACGAAAAATTCTCCTGTTcaatctgtctggatctactgaaggatccagtgACTATTCACTGTGGACACAACTACTGTATGAACTGTATTAAACAACattgggatggagaggatcagagagaaatctacagctgtcctcagtgcagacaggcCTTCATACCAAGACCTGTCCtgatgaaaaacaccatgttagcagatttAGTGGAGgacctgaagaagactggactccaagctgctccagctgatcactgctatgctggacctgaagatgtggcctgtgatttcTGTACTGGGAGAAAACTGAAAGCTGtcaagtcctgtctgcagtgtctggTCTCTTACTGTGAGCAACACCTCCAGCCTCACTATGAATCTCCTGCCTTTGAAAAACACAAGCTAGTCAACCCCTCCAAGAAGCttcaggagaacatctgctctcatcatgatgaggtgatgaattTGTTTTGTTGCACTGATCAAAcatgtatctgttatctgtgttccatggatgaacataaaggaCATGACACAGTCTCATCTGAAGCAGAAAGgaatgagaagcagagagagctAAAGGCTAGTCAGCAAAAagtccagcagagaatccaggacagagagaaagatgtgaagatGCTTCAGCAGGAAATGGAGACTATTAAtaactctgctgataaagcagtgagGGACAGCGAGGAGATCTTCAATGAGCTGATCCATCTCATtgagaaaagaagctctgacgtgaagcagcagatcagatccaggcacaaaactgaagtgagtcgagtgaaagagcttcaggagaagctccagcaggagatcactgatcTGAAGAGGAAAGATACTGAACTGAAACAGCTCTCAAACACAAAGGATCACATCCATTTTTTGTACAACTACCCCTCactgtcacaactcagtgaatctacagactcatccagcatcaaacACCGTCCTCTGCAGTACTTTGACAGTGTGACTGTGGCTGTGTCAGAACTCAGAGATAAAATACAGGACATCTTTAATGAGGAATGGACCAGGATCTCACTGAGAATGAGATCAGTTGATGTTTTACTGCCACAAGcagaacccaagaccagagaTGAGTTCTTACAATACTCTCGTCAAGtcacactggatccaaacacagcacacgTACAGCTGTTATTGACTGAGGGGAACAAAAAGGCAACAGTGATGAGAGAAAAACGGTTATATCCTCATCACTCTGACAGATTCATTGAACAACAGCAGGTCCTGAGTaaagagagtctgactggacgctGTTATTGGGAGGTGGAGGAGACAGAACCTGGAGCTAGAGTAGCAGTCACATACAATGATATTATCAGAACAGGAGGTGAAAGTAGATTAGGAGAAAATGACAGGTCTTGGGCTTTAGAGTGTTCAGACTGTAGTTATGAATTCATTCATAATAAAGTCAGAACCTCCATCTCCAGTCCTAAGTCCTCCAGAGtaggagtgtacctggatcacagtgcaggtattctgtccttctacaatGTCTCTGacaccatgactctcctccacagagtccagaccacattcactcagcctctctacgCTGGATTTAGGGTTTATGGTTTTAATTACTCTGTTGAACTGTGTGAGCTCAAGTAG